In Nonomuraea sp. NBC_00507, the following are encoded in one genomic region:
- a CDS encoding ion transporter translates to MRERTQAILAHQSFQRFIVSVILINAATLGLETFPAVVERHGALLTVIDHVALYIFAAELLAKIYVERLRFVRDPWNIFDFAIVAIAFAPSSGGLSVLGALRILRALRLLSVVPSLRRVVSALLRAMPGMSSIVVLLALVLYVAAVMATKLYGQTDPERFGSLPTSLFTLFQTMTGDDWGNIARDVMVQHPSAWIFFTVFILLCTFVVLNLFMAVVVNAMDEENTEELAAIEDTTAHTERILE, encoded by the coding sequence GTGCGTGAACGCACCCAAGCCATCCTCGCCCACCAGAGTTTCCAGCGGTTCATCGTCAGTGTCATCCTGATCAACGCGGCCACGCTGGGCCTGGAGACCTTCCCTGCCGTGGTGGAGCGCCACGGCGCCCTGCTCACCGTGATCGACCACGTCGCGCTTTACATCTTCGCCGCCGAGCTGCTGGCCAAGATCTACGTCGAGCGCCTGAGGTTCGTCCGCGACCCGTGGAACATCTTCGACTTCGCGATCGTGGCCATCGCCTTCGCGCCCTCGTCGGGCGGTCTGTCGGTGCTGGGGGCCCTGCGCATCCTGCGCGCGCTGCGACTGCTGTCGGTGGTGCCGAGCCTGCGCCGGGTCGTGTCGGCGCTGCTGCGGGCCATGCCAGGAATGAGCTCGATCGTCGTGCTGCTTGCTTTGGTGCTGTACGTGGCCGCGGTCATGGCGACCAAGCTCTACGGGCAGACCGATCCCGAGCGTTTCGGCAGCCTGCCGACGTCGCTGTTCACGCTCTTCCAGACGATGACGGGCGACGACTGGGGCAACATCGCCCGGGACGTGATGGTCCAGCACCCGTCGGCGTGGATCTTCTTCACCGTCTTCATCCTGCTCTGCACGTTCGTGGTGCTGAACCTGTTCATGGCGGTCGTGGTCAACGCTATGGACGAGGAGAACACCGAGGAGCTGGCCGCGATCGAGGACACCACGGCGCACACCGAGCGGATCCTGGAGTAG
- the rpsD gene encoding 30S ribosomal protein S4: MRYTGPKVRLSRRAGVPLTRKAVRYFEQRPYPPGEHGRKTNRRSTGDYGLRLMEKQKLRWYYDVSERQLRRYWDLAVRKPGASGAELVIILESRLASLLLRAGLAPSIYAARQYINHGHIAVDGRKVDIPSYLVKPGQVVTVRARSRTMQPFVAAAEGVYADERTAAYLSVDHADLRFTLTHRPEREQIVVPVDEQLVVEFYSR, translated from the coding sequence GTGCGCTACACCGGTCCCAAGGTGCGACTGTCGCGTCGCGCGGGCGTGCCGCTGACCAGGAAAGCCGTCCGCTACTTCGAGCAGCGCCCCTACCCGCCGGGCGAGCACGGCCGCAAGACCAACCGCCGCAGCACCGGCGACTACGGGCTGCGGCTGATGGAGAAGCAGAAGCTGCGCTGGTACTACGACGTGTCGGAGCGGCAGCTGCGCCGCTACTGGGACCTCGCGGTGCGCAAGCCGGGCGCGTCGGGCGCCGAGCTGGTGATCATCCTGGAGAGCCGCCTGGCCTCGCTCCTGCTGCGCGCCGGACTGGCGCCGTCGATCTACGCTGCCAGGCAGTACATCAATCACGGGCACATCGCCGTGGACGGCCGCAAGGTGGACATCCCCAGCTACCTGGTCAAGCCCGGCCAGGTCGTCACGGTCAGAGCGCGCTCCCGCACGATGCAGCCGTTCGTGGCCGCCGCCGAGGGTGTCTACGCCGACGAGCGCACTGCGGCGTACCTCTCCGTCGACCACGCCGACCTGCGTTTCACCTTGACGCACCGGCCCGAGCGTGAGCAGATCGTGGTCCCCGTCGACGAGCAGCTCGTGGTGGAGTTCTATTCTCGTTAG